CGAGCACCGCGCGCCGTCGCTGAAAGGCCGCGGAGGTGACTCGCGCGCAGGGCTCCCGAGCCGCGTCGACCTCGACCCCGAGGGCGAGGTACGCCCGGCTCAGCTCGAGCAGCGTCGGGTGGGCTCCGGCAGAGCGGTCGAGACGTTGGCGGAGCTCGGTCACCGAGGCGCGGACGTCCCGGCGCACCCTCGGCGCGACGGAGGAGTCGCGGCGGCATCGCTCGTTCGCGTGCCGCAGGGCGACGTCGAGCCCCCAGCCAGCGCGATGAAGCGACGCCTCGCTCTGCAAGGACGACAGCTCGCGCACGCGCAGCTGCTCGAGCGCGTGAGTCACCCGGTGCACGGACGCGAGCATCAGCCCCACCGCGACCATCACGATGGCGAGGGGGATGGAGACGGAGAGGAGCAGTCGCGGGAGGAGTCGCATTGGTGGAGGGCTCTGCGTATGCACGATCGATGACGGGCCGTTTCGGGGTGGGAGCCGCGCGAACCAGTCGGTGAGGACCGACACTGTCGGCGCGAAGGGCGTCTGCCAGGACCGACATGGTCGCTTGCGATCCTGTTTTGTGGCGGGACTCGGCGTGGCACGCGCCCTGCGACGACCGACGGGTGATGAGCCCCACCCCCACCCCTCTCGGTCACTGGTCCTCCGCCGCGCACGCGACCGTGGCGGAGCTCCGGAGCGCGCTCGACCGCCGCTCCTTCGGTCGCAACGTCGCGGCCGGCGTGTCGACCGCGCTCGTGGCCCTCCCGCTGAACATCGCGCTGGCCCTCGCGTGCGACCTGCCGGCGAGTGTCGGGCTGTGGACGGGGGCGATCGCGGGCGTCGTCGGAGGTTTGCTGGGCGGCGCGCGGCTCCAGATCACGGGGCCGGAGGTCGCCCTCGCGCCGATCTCCTACGCGATCGTCAGCGAGCACGGCGTGGAGGGGCTCCTGTGGTGCACGTTCCTCGCGGGCCTCGTCCAGATCGGCCTCGGCCTCGCGCGCCTCGGCCGGTACGTTCGAGCGATCCCCGCGCCGGTCATCATGGGCTTCATGGCCGCGGTCGGGCTGATGGTGCTCGACGCGCAGCTCCCCCGGCTCATGGGGCTGCCCGAGCACGTCCGCGGCGTGTGGCCGGCGCTCGCCTCCGGCGTCCCGGCGGGGGCGGGCGTGGCGGCGGTCCTCCTGGGTGGGCTCTGCTGCGCGCTGCTCGTCGCGCTGCCTCGCTTGCAGCCCAGGCTCCCGGCGCCGCTGATCGCGGTGGGCGTCGCCATGCTGCTGGTCTTCGCGCTGGACCTTCAGGTCTCCCACGTGCCGGAGATCGAGAGCCTGCACCCCACCTTCGGGCTCGGCGGCCTCTCGATGACGCAGCTGCTCGAGCTGCTCCCGAGCGCGCTGAGCCTGGCGGCCCTGGCCTCGCTCGACTCCCTGCTCAGCGCGGTCAGCCTGGACGCGCGGATGGGGACCCGACACCGCGGCGATCAGGAGCTGGTCGCTCAGGGGATCGCCAACTCGATGTGCGGGCTGTTGGGTGGCATGCCAGTGGCGGGGGCCATCGTCCGCTCCGCCGCGGCGGCCGACGCGGGCGGGACCGATCGGGTCGCCCCGCTCGCGCAGTCGCTGGTGCTCGGGCTCGTGCTGCTTCTCCTCGGCGCGCATCTGGACCTCGTGCCGCTCGCGGCTCTGGCCGCGGTCCTCTGCGTGGTGGGGGTCAAGCTGGTGCAGCCAAAGGGGCTCCTCGCGCTCCTGCGCCGCTCGCGCGCCGACGCGGCGATCGCGGCGATCACGGCGGTGTCCATCCTGGCGCTCGACTTCGTGCTCGGCGTGGCGCTCGGGGTGGCGGCGTCCCTGGCCCGGCTCGCGCTCGTGCAGTCGCGCCTGCGGATCGAGGTCGAGGTCGCGCCGAGCGCGGTCGGCGACTTCGCCATCTACCGGGTCACCGGACCCCTGGTGTTCGCGACGTGCGGGCGCCTCGAGGACGCGTTGCTCGAGGAGTCGCGCGGGGCGGTCGTGCTCGACCTCACGAGCGTGCCCTTCGTCGACGTGACCGCGTCCGCGGCCCTCGGTCGGGTCATCGATCAGCTCGCGCAGCGGGATGTCGACGTGGACGTCGCGGGGGCCGCGCCCTCCGTACGGAGTCAGCTCGCCCGCGGCGCCAGCGTGGCCACCGCGCGCGCGCTCGCGGAGGCGCCAGGTCGCGTTCGACCCCATCTCGCCAGGGGGTGAGGTGATCCGAGCGAGGGGTGGGAGAACCGAGGAGAGGTCGAGATGAGAGATGAAGAGCTGGAGGGAAGAGAGGACGAGTCCGCGGCGCGCGCGCGTGTGCGAGTCCTGGGGGTCTGCGCGTGCCTCGCGGGGGTCGCGCTGCTCGAGCGGAGCCTGCTGGACGACGTCGCGTTCTTCGCGGTCGGGGCCGTGCTCGTCGGGGTGGGCTTCTGCGCGATCCGGTTCCCCGGGCTCTTCTGGAGTCCTCGGTCGCTCACCCGAGAATCTCCGCCGTGCCGGCCTGCCTGCGCTTCGCGGGAGAACCCGCGCGACCGCCGGGACGACGAGGGGACCCGGACGCACCTCTCCCGCTGAGCCGCGAAGACGTAGGCGAGGCGCGGTCGGAGAGCTCGCTGCGAGCGCGGACACGTGATGACGCGTTCGCAATCCTCGGGCCACGATCATGTCGCGCGGGTCGAGGACGTCTCGAGGCGCGTGGTGGAAAGAAATTTGTGAGTCGGGGGGCGAGATTCTTCGACCTGGCCGTCTCGGAGGCTATGGTCCGCCGCCATGAGAGCGTGGATCACGTCGGGCCTGCTCGCCCTCAGCGTCGTCTCTGGTGTCGCGTCGGCCCGCGCGCAAGACCGGGACGACTTCCAGATCTGGGCCGCCAACCTCGGCACCGCGTCGCTCTCGCGCGAGGCTCCGTCGTTCGTGTTCTGGTGGGACGTGCACGCCCGCCGCGGCGACGCGGGCACGGTGCTCCTCGTCCGGCCCGGGCTCGGGGTGAAGATCACGCCGTGGCTCTCGGTGCACGGCGGCTACGCGTGGGTCCCCGTGTTCAGCGACGCCATGGGGACCGCGGTGCACGAGCACCGGATCTGGGAGCAGGCGGTGCTCTCGCACTCGTTCGACTTCGGGCTCTCGCTCCAGTCTCGGACCCGCTTCGAGCAGCGCTTCAGCGAGGCGGGGAGCGACGTCGGGCTGCGGCTGCGCCAGTTCGTGCGCGCCAACTGGCAGCCCGACCCGGACGTGCCCATCGGCGTCGCCTTCTGGGACGAGATCTTCGTCGCGCTCACCACCAGCGACTGGGGGCAGGTGGGCGGCATGGACCAGAACCGAGTCTTCCTCGGCCCGTTCCTGAAGATGGCGCCCTGGGCGCGGCTCGAGGCGGGCTACCTCTTCGTCTACCTCGACCGAGGCACGACGGATCTGTACGCGCACGTGCTCGCGGTGAACCTCTTCGTGTCCTGGGCGCCGCCCGCGCCGCCCGCGCCCGAGCTCTGAGCCGGCCTGGCCGAGGAGAGGGGCTCAGCGCTTCGGGAGGTGGATCTTCGGCTTCTCGGGGTGACGCCGGTAGAGGAGCGCGATGCGCCCGAGCGTGCCCGCGACCTCGGACCGGGTCCGCTCGCTGAGGACCTTCGCCATGTCCGCCCGCTCGGCCTTGTCGGCCTGAGGGAAGCGCACCTTGATCAGCTCGTGATCGGTGAGCGCCTGGTCGGTGGCGGAGACCACGCCCGGGCTGACGCCCTCTTTGCCCACGTGCACGACGGGCTCGAGGTGGTGGGCGAGGGCGCGGAGGTGACGCTTCTGGG
This Sandaracinaceae bacterium DNA region includes the following protein-coding sequences:
- a CDS encoding SulP family inorganic anion transporter translates to MSPTPTPLGHWSSAAHATVAELRSALDRRSFGRNVAAGVSTALVALPLNIALALACDLPASVGLWTGAIAGVVGGLLGGARLQITGPEVALAPISYAIVSEHGVEGLLWCTFLAGLVQIGLGLARLGRYVRAIPAPVIMGFMAAVGLMVLDAQLPRLMGLPEHVRGVWPALASGVPAGAGVAAVLLGGLCCALLVALPRLQPRLPAPLIAVGVAMLLVFALDLQVSHVPEIESLHPTFGLGGLSMTQLLELLPSALSLAALASLDSLLSAVSLDARMGTRHRGDQELVAQGIANSMCGLLGGMPVAGAIVRSAAAADAGGTDRVAPLAQSLVLGLVLLLLGAHLDLVPLAALAAVLCVVGVKLVQPKGLLALLRRSRADAAIAAITAVSILALDFVLGVALGVAASLARLALVQSRLRIEVEVAPSAVGDFAIYRVTGPLVFATCGRLEDALLEESRGAVVLDLTSVPFVDVTASAALGRVIDQLAQRDVDVDVAGAAPSVRSQLARGASVATARALAEAPGRVRPHLARG
- the yhbY gene encoding ribosome assembly RNA-binding protein YhbY; the encoded protein is MSAPTTALGGAQKRHLRALAHHLEPVVHVGKEGVSPGVVSATDQALTDHELIKVRFPQADKAERADMAKVLSERTRSEVAGTLGRIALLYRRHPEKPKIHLPKR
- a CDS encoding DUF2490 domain-containing protein, whose amino-acid sequence is MRAWITSGLLALSVVSGVASARAQDRDDFQIWAANLGTASLSREAPSFVFWWDVHARRGDAGTVLLVRPGLGVKITPWLSVHGGYAWVPVFSDAMGTAVHEHRIWEQAVLSHSFDFGLSLQSRTRFEQRFSEAGSDVGLRLRQFVRANWQPDPDVPIGVAFWDEIFVALTTSDWGQVGGMDQNRVFLGPFLKMAPWARLEAGYLFVYLDRGTTDLYAHVLAVNLFVSWAPPAPPAPEL